In Dehalococcoidales bacterium, the DNA window AATGTCCTCAGCCTGGGTCTTGGTAAATTCTTTCATGGCGAAGTCATCCACTATGAGTAGATTTGGCTTCAAATAGCGCTGAACTCTCTTCTCCCAGGTTTCATCAGCACGTCCGCCGCCCAAATCGGCGAGAAGACGGCTGGCTTTCATAAACAGGACGCTGTGTCCCGTCCGGCAGGCTTGATGTCCCAGTGCCTGGGCCAGGTGAGTCTTACCCACACCCACCGGGCCGCACAGAATAACCGATTCCTTGCGTTCGATAAAATGGCAGGTAGCCAGTTCACGAATATACTGAGCCGGCAGCTTGGGATTGAAATTAAAATCAAAGCCTTCCAGGCTCTTCTCTTCCTCAAAGTGAGCCCGGATAATCCGGGTGGCCAGTCTCTTATTCTCCCGGTGCTGCACTTCATCCTCCAGTAGCAATTCAAGAAATTGGGTAAAGTTTACGCCGTCTTTCTGTGCCTGGTCCAGTCTTATATCCAGGGTTTCTAATACGCCGCCGAGCTTCAGTACCCTCAGCTTGTTTTCGATTTGATGTTTATCAGTCATCGATTTTCTCCCTTAAATTTTGATTGAGCCGCATAATTCTTCAGGACCGCGTAGAAAAGCCCCCGCTTCCCTGATCGGCTCAGATACCAGAGTTTGCTTATCCAGATCCCTTTCCAGGATGGTTTTCACGGTCCGGTAACAGGGGTCACCGAAGGCATTGGCCCGGGCACAGGCTTGCTCCAGTCTCTGAGGTCCGTACTTTTCTTCCAGCCTTAAGATACCCTGGCACTGGCGCAGGTAGTGGAAAGCATGAAGTTTCAGCAGACCATCAATGGTCTCCGTAGTGGCGGGACCAATAGTGCCGGCTTTATGCCGGTACCACTGGGGAGTGCGCTGGAAAAAGGCGGCTTTCTCCGGCGGATAGTCATTCCAATCGGTAACTCTTTTGCCTTTAGTTCCTCTGGAATGGGTCTTGATCAAATCAGAATCGAGGTAAATCTCAACCGTTTTACTCCCCAGCTTGACGGCCACCGTTTTTCCCACGTACTGGTAAGGGACGGAGTAGAGAGTACAGCTTACCTGGATATGGCAATCGAGAGCCACTTTAGCTTGATGCCAGGTAACAATTTCAAACGGCGTGCTTGGTAATGGCCGGAGCGCTTTTTCTTCCGCCAGACGAAAGGTGTTTAACGGCGGTTGGTATGTAGTGCCGTGCTCTCTCATCCCGGCGACTCGAAGACACCACTGTGCCGCCTGCCGGTTGATTTCTTCGAAGCTGGTGAAATTCCTGCCCGACCAGAAACTGTCCCGGATATAGGGGATAGCCCGCTCTATCCGCGCTTTATCCCGGGGTTTGGCACTTCTGGCCGGGTCGATAATGATTCCGTAGTGATGAGCCAATTCTTCATAACCCTGGTTAAACCTGGGATCATAGAGATCGGCTTTAATCACCCCGGTCTTTAAATTATCCGGAGTAATTCTTAAGGGGACTCCGCCGAAAAACTGGAAGGCTAGCACGTGACACGTCAGCCACTCCCGCTGGTCCATCCGGGTAACGACCCGGACAAACATGTGCCGGCTAAAAGACAGTATCAGAGCAAAAGCCCAAAGCCGGCATCTTTTGCCGGTCTGCGGGTCCTGCCAGGTACCCAGGTAACCGAAATCCACCTGGGCTTCATCGCCGGGTGGCGGGTCATCACGCCTTATCGTTATACGCGGTTTCTTCCAGGCGTCAGCCAGAAAACAGCTCAAATAGCGGTAAAAACTGGGCCGCGATATCATCAATCCCTGTTCATCGCGCAGCCTCTGCCAGATCGTTGAGGCTTTAGTGGTGGCTAAGGCTGCCCTGATTTCGTCCTGGTAGGGAAGAAGTTTAGCAAATACTTCCGAGCGCGTGGATGGGTCCGGTGGCT includes these proteins:
- the istB gene encoding IS21-like element helper ATPase IstB, which gives rise to MTDKHQIENKLRVLKLGGVLETLDIRLDQAQKDGVNFTQFLELLLEDEVQHRENKRLATRIIRAHFEEEKSLEGFDFNFNPKLPAQYIRELATCHFIERKESVILCGPVGVGKTHLAQALGHQACRTGHSVLFMKASRLLADLGGGRADETWEKRVQRYLKPNLLIVDDFAMKEFTKTQAEDIYELIDRRHRNSSLVVTANRAPKDWYPLFPNPVIAESALDRLISGAHMITLTGKSYRSMLRPTKDLAGEVVTV
- the istA gene encoding IS21 family transposase, whose amino-acid sequence is EHWQAGRSICAISRSLGVCRATVRKYVYAAEARGYRQGDPIPPQGWKAFLKEVIPKPPDPSTRSEVFAKLLPYQDEIRAALATTKASTIWQRLRDEQGLMISRPSFYRYLSCFLADAWKKPRITIRRDDPPPGDEAQVDFGYLGTWQDPQTGKRCRLWAFALILSFSRHMFVRVVTRMDQREWLTCHVLAFQFFGGVPLRITPDNLKTGVIKADLYDPRFNQGYEELAHHYGIIIDPARSAKPRDKARIERAIPYIRDSFWSGRNFTSFEEINRQAAQWCLRVAGMREHGTTYQPPLNTFRLAEEKALRPLPSTPFEIVTWHQAKVALDCHIQVSCTLYSVPYQYVGKTVAVKLGSKTVEIYLDSDLIKTHSRGTKGKRVTDWNDYPPEKAAFFQRTPQWYRHKAGTIGPATTETIDGLLKLHAFHYLRQCQGILRLEEKYGPQRLEQACARANAFGDPCYRTVKTILERDLDKQTLVSEPIREAGAFLRGPEELCGSIKI